From Paenarthrobacter sp. A20:
AGGCAGTCTTCGACGAACTCATCAAACGTTTCGCTGCAAAGAACGCCGGCGTGGAGGTGGCCCAGGATATCTCCACGTCCAACGACTACAACGCCCAGGGTTTGCAAAAGGTGCGTGGCGCGGCCATCGGTGACGCGTTTGCCACCTTCCGCGGTGCCCAGTTCAACAATTTCAGTGAAGCCGGAATCTACACCGAGCTGAAGAACAGCAAAGCTGTTGGCAATTACCAGAAGGGCCTTCTGACGGCCGGACAGTCGGGCGACAGCCAATTGGGCCTGCCGTATCAGGTGGTCTTCCCCATGCCGATGGCCAACATGGACCTGTTCGACAAAGCCGGCGCCGAACTGGCGCCAAAAGACTGGGACGCCTTCCTGGGCATGTGCGAAAAGTTGGCTGCATCCGGCGTCGTCCCCATCTCCTGGCCCGGCGGCGACGTTGGAAATGGTGGCCAGCTCTTCAACTGCATGATTGCCAACAACGCCCCGGTGGATGACATGTGTGCCCAAATCGAACAGGGCAAGCTCAAGTGCACGGATGACTGGTTCATCAGGATGTTGAACCAGTACAAGGATCTGGTCCCCTACCTCCAGCCCAATGCCACAGGTACTGCTGTGGAGCCTGCACAGAATCTCTTCTCCCAAGGCAAGGCCGCGATGCTGGCCACGGGCTCGTACCACATCGCAGCTGTCCGCAACCTGGGTGCGACGTTCCCCATCGAGCTGGTCTTCCCCAACACGTCCACGGACGGCAACGCCAAGTATGAGGGCGCCTACAATGCCACGTTCATCCTGGGCGTCAACTCCGCCAGCAAGAACCAGGCGGCCGCCGCAGCATGGATTGACTTCCTGTCCGAACCTGCCAACGCTGGCTACTACGCCAACCAGACGGCCCAGCATGTGTCCGTCAAGGACGTCGAATACACCAACTCGGACCTCAAGCGTTTGAGCCCGTGGCTGGACAAGAAGACGGCCTTGGCCGCCCGGTTCCAGTTCCAGAACCTGGACGTCCGCAACGCCGTTGAAGCCAGCGCAACGGCTGTCATTTCAGGCACCAGCCCTGAACAAGCAGCCGAGGCAGCCCAGAAGATTGTCGACGAACGGCTGTGAGTACCCATACCGGAACGGCTCCCAAGCGAAAGGCGCCGGACAGCACTATGGAAGCCGCATCGAAGAAGCGCCGGTCCCCAACCCGCGTGAATCCTGCCCTCTACCTCTTCCCGCTGCCAGCGGTGGCCATCATCGCCGTGTTCCTGGTGATGCCCACGCTGCAGGCGTTCCAGTACGCCATCACGGACTGGAATGGATTCTCGGCAGCCTTCAATTACGTGGGTGTGGACAATTTCGTCCGGGCCTTCACCAAGGATTCACTGTTCACCAACGCCCTGACCAACAACCTGAAGTTCGTTTTGCTGGTGGTCATTGCACAAACGCTGTTCTCCTTACTGCTCGCGCTGCTGCTGACAAAGAATTCCCGGGGGAACGTGGTGCTTCGCGCTTTGTTCTTCTTCCCCACCATCCTGTCCTCAGTATCGGTGGCCTTCATCTGGAAGTTCATCTACGATCCCAACTTCGGTCTCGCCAACTCGGCACTGGGCGCCATCGGCTTGGAGGGGCTTCAAGGTTCCTACCTGGGCAACAATTCCCAGGCACTGTACTGGGTAGCCGTCACGCAAGTCTGGTTCCATGCGGGCCAGATGATGGTGGTCTACATCGCAGGTCTTCAGGCCATTCCCCGCGAACTGTACGAAGCGGCCGAGATGGACGGAGCCAACAAATGGCAGCAGTTCAAGTCCATCACCTGGCCGTTCGTAGCCCCGGCCACGTCCATCGTCGTCGCTTACACCACGGTGCAATCGTTCAAGGCCTTCGACCTGATCCTGGGTATCGCGGGCAACCCACCCAAAGGGTCCCTGGACATTCTCTCCACCCGCATTTACAGCACTTTTGCCAACTCGGAGTTCGGATATGCCGCCGCTCAGTCAATCATCTTCATGGGGATGATCGCCTTGGTTACCTGGCTGCAGCGCCGGTTGCTCCGTCTGACCCCGAAGGGGGAATGACAGCATGCTTGCATCAATCAGCCGCCGCGGAATCCTTGCCATCTATGCGGTCATCATTATCGTCCCCATCACCGTTGTGCTGTTCGGCAGCTTCAAGTCCACACAGGAACTTTTCGAGGGTCCCTTCAGCCTGCCCCAGTCCCTGGCGCCCGATAATTTCGCGGAAGTCATTGGCGGCCAGGACCTGGGCTCGTCCTTCCTGAACAGCGTCATCGTCACCGGCATCTCCGTTCCCATCACACTCTTCATTGCCAGCCTCGCTGGTTATGCGGTCGCCCGGCTGAGGGGCTTCGCATCCTGGGCCATCTTCGGATTCCTGGTTCTGGGAATGGCCATCCCCGCCCAAGCCAACATGGTGCCGTTGTATGTCTTGTTCGGCCGCATGGGCCTTCTGGACAACCTCACCGGCCTCATCGTGGCCAACATCGTCTCCACACTGCCCATCGCCGTCTTCATCCTCGGCGGTTTCATGCGCACACTGCCCAAAGAACTCTACGAAGCATGCTCCATAGATGGCA
This genomic window contains:
- a CDS encoding ABC transporter substrate-binding protein; this encodes MSQISRRQAMAVLGALGLGATAAACAGPGGSTAPGGATGPSAPATGAITGRVSFAHWRGEDKAVFDELIKRFAAKNAGVEVAQDISTSNDYNAQGLQKVRGAAIGDAFATFRGAQFNNFSEAGIYTELKNSKAVGNYQKGLLTAGQSGDSQLGLPYQVVFPMPMANMDLFDKAGAELAPKDWDAFLGMCEKLAASGVVPISWPGGDVGNGGQLFNCMIANNAPVDDMCAQIEQGKLKCTDDWFIRMLNQYKDLVPYLQPNATGTAVEPAQNLFSQGKAAMLATGSYHIAAVRNLGATFPIELVFPNTSTDGNAKYEGAYNATFILGVNSASKNQAAAAAWIDFLSEPANAGYYANQTAQHVSVKDVEYTNSDLKRLSPWLDKKTALAARFQFQNLDVRNAVEASATAVISGTSPEQAAEAAQKIVDERL
- a CDS encoding carbohydrate ABC transporter permease, which codes for MLASISRRGILAIYAVIIIVPITVVLFGSFKSTQELFEGPFSLPQSLAPDNFAEVIGGQDLGSSFLNSVIVTGISVPITLFIASLAGYAVARLRGFASWAIFGFLVLGMAIPAQANMVPLYVLFGRMGLLDNLTGLIVANIVSTLPIAVFILGGFMRTLPKELYEACSIDGTGPWRTYVSIALPLSAPSIAAAAIFLFVIHWNELLYPLLFIQSPGNRTLPLALLSFQGEFQTNYPLLFAGVILASLPVVVAYVFLQRYFVAGITAGASKG
- a CDS encoding carbohydrate ABC transporter permease translates to MEAASKKRRSPTRVNPALYLFPLPAVAIIAVFLVMPTLQAFQYAITDWNGFSAAFNYVGVDNFVRAFTKDSLFTNALTNNLKFVLLVVIAQTLFSLLLALLLTKNSRGNVVLRALFFFPTILSSVSVAFIWKFIYDPNFGLANSALGAIGLEGLQGSYLGNNSQALYWVAVTQVWFHAGQMMVVYIAGLQAIPRELYEAAEMDGANKWQQFKSITWPFVAPATSIVVAYTTVQSFKAFDLILGIAGNPPKGSLDILSTRIYSTFANSEFGYAAAQSIIFMGMIALVTWLQRRLLRLTPKGE